The nucleotide window GAGGTGGCCGACATACACGTTCACCGCCGCCCGCGAAATCCCCAACCGCCGCGCGAGGTCCTCAGGCGAACTCATGGGTGACTCCCGGATGAGGTCCAGCACTTGCTGTTCACGCACGGTCAGGGACATAATTTTATTATAGCAAAGGCTTTTATAGAAATAAAGAGAGTAGAGCTCGGCCATTTTGCTTAAGGCATCTGTATGTTCGGCACATGCGCCTCAAATCTGTTCAGGGCATAATACTTGCTGGCTTAGCAGGCCTGCCCAGCGAGAAGACGGCGGGGCAGGGGCCGGAGGGAGACGCCCACCTCTGTTCCAACGGGCGCGCGAGGTGGACGGTTCAAGGCCGCCGCCGGGTTCGACCCCCGCATTCACCCCCACATCAGCAGCAAAAAGATAGGCACCCTAACTGCGGGGTGCCTGTTTTTTGGTGCGTCAGCTGTCCGCAGCAGTCTTCAGCCGTCCTCGTCCTCCGGCTCCCGGTCGGGGCGACGCTGCTCCTCCAGGCGCACGCGGCGCTCGGTGGGGCTGAGATTCTCACGCGTGGCCGCGTCGGGGCCGGTGTCCAGCCCACTGATGAGCACTTCGCCCTGTGCCGGAGCGTTCGCGCCTGTCTGGTCCTCGGGTCGGGTCATGGGGTCAGCGTACTCCTCCTGCTCCTCCAGGTCCGTGGGGGGCACAGCGCCCAGGGACCCGGCGTAGCATCGGCGCATGAGCGCCCCCCCTCCTACCCCCTCCCCCGCCCGGACGAACGCCGAGCGCCTACGCGAATTCCACCGGGCCATCGGGCTGACCCCCCCTAACCGGCCGACCGTGCCCGGCGCCGACGTGCTGGCCCTGCGCCGCACCCTGATCACCGAGGAATACGCCGAAACCGAGGCAGAATTCGCCTCCCTCGCGGAGAGGATCGCAGCGGGCGAGGCCCTGTCGGCGGGCGACCTGACCCCACTCGCGCACGAACTCGCCGACCTGCTGTACGTGACCTACGGCGCGCTGGACCTGCTGGGGATAGATGCCGACGCCGTGCTGGCCGAGGTCCACCGGGCCAACCTGAGCAAGGCGAGCGGCCCGCGCCGCGCCGACGGCAAGCAGCTCAAGCCCGAGGGCTGGCAGCCGGCCGACGTGCGCGGCGTGATCGTGGACCTCGGCAGCCGGGCGCAGGACTGAAGGTGTGAACAGCCGCGCGCCGCCGGCCCAGCGGATGGGCGCGGCGGCGCGCGGGTTCAGATTCGGCTCAGGTCAGAAGGGGGTTTCCTCGTCGGCCACAGCGACCGGCGCGGGAGCTGGCCGGGCCGCCACAGGCGCGGGCCGGCCGGCCGGAGCCTGCGCCGCCTGGGGCCGGGGACCGCCAGGCGCGGTGGGGCGGGCGCCTCCCTGCGGACTCTGGGCCCGCCCCGCAGGCACCGCGAAACGGTCCTGGCGCTTGCCGCCCCGGAAGATGGCCAGGGTCACGTACTCGAACTCACCGTCAGCCTTCTCACGGACGTGCTCGGGGTCGGTGTTCTTGGCCCCCCGGCTGTACTTGATGGCGGCGGGCAGCTTGAGTTTGCGGCTGTCCACGGCCTCCAGTTCGCGGCGGCGGTAGGCGTGGCCCCGGTGCATGACCATCTCCTCGCCGTCACTGTTGGTGAACTTTCGGGCCCCGAGCAGCGACCAGTCGAAGTCCTGTTCGTTCTCCAGCGGAAAAAGGTACCCGCCCTGCGGCACCTCGCCGCTGGTCCAGCCCAGGCGGCCGTACTGGCGCTGCACGTCGAGCAGCTTTTCGGCGCCCTCGACCTCGACACTGACACGTGCTCCCAGATCCGTCACAAATTCGATACGCAGCATGAAGCGGCCTCCTTATGTAAATAACATAACACGCCTGGACTGGAAATGCCAGTGGACCCGGCTGGCGGGCGGGCGCATGACAGCCTTCTGACTCGGCGCGCAGGCGTGCCCCGTCAGCCGCGCCGCAGTTGCGCCACGCGCCCTAAAAGCGGCTGTTATGCTACCTACACATCCCGCAGTTGCTGGGGCAATCCGGCCTCCCGGCCACGGCGCGGCGCCTTTTCTTTAACGAAGCGGCGTAAGACTTACGTGGAGACGTTCTCTATAGGTTCGGTCATGCCCAAGCCGACCCCTGCCCGCACCGTCCTGACGCTTCTTACCCTCGCCCTGCTGCCGGGCGTGGCGCAGGCAGCGACCATCAAGGTGGCGACGGTCAGCCCCCTCACGGGCAGCCTAGCCCCCATCGGCACCGAAGTCCGGCGCGGCGCGGAACTGGCCATCGAGGCCAAGGTCCGCACCTTCAAGTCGCAGGGCTATGACCTCATGCTGGCACCCTTCGACGACCAGGCCTCGGCCACCCGCGCCGGAACCATCGCCCGTGACATTCTGGCCGACGGCAGCGTGATGGGCGTGGTCGGCGCCCTGAACTCCAGCGTCTCGAACGTGCTGGCCCAGGCCTTCGAGCCGGCGCGGCTGGCGACCGTCTCGCCCGCGAGCACCAACGACGCCCTGACGAGCCACAGCTGGGACTCCTTCAGCCGCGTCGTCGCCCCCGACCGTGCGCAGGCCGTGGCCGCCGCGACCTACCTCCAGGAAGAGGTCGGCGCCAAGAGCGTCTTCGTGATTTCCGACAACACCGCCTACGGCAACGGACTGGCGACTACCCTGCAGGCCAACCTCAAGCGCCGGGGGATCGCCCTGGGCGGCTACGCGGGCGCCTCCGACCCGGCCGGCATCGCGGCGGCCGTCAAGCGGGTCAGTGAGGCGACCCCGGACGTGGTGTACTACGGCGGCACCGACGACATCGGCTCGGCGCTCGTCAAGGCGCTGCGGGCGGCGGGCGTCAAGGCCGTGTTCATGGGCGGCGACGGCCTCGACTCGCCCAGCTTCGCCCAGCGGGCGGGCAGCAGCGCGACCGGCGTGGTCTACTCGACCGGTTTCGGACCCGTGAGCGCCTACTCGGGCAGCGAGGTCTTCGCGCGCCAGTACCAGGCCAAGTACAAGACGGCCCCCAGCGGCGTCGCCATGATGGCCTACGACGCCACCAACGCCCTGCTGAGCGCCATGAACACCACCCTGAAGGCCGGCGGCGCCCTGCCCACCCGCGCCCAGGTCAGCGACGCCGTACGCAAGGTCAACTTCGCGGCCTGCGTGAACAAGAGCGCGCTGCTGTGCGACAGCATCTCCGGTCCGGTGGCCTTCGATGCCAGCGGCGAGCGGATGCGCTCGCGCGTGCTCGTCATGCGCCTGGGAGCCGACGCCAAGGCGAGCATCGTGACCATCAAGACCGTCACGGCCGACAGCCTACGCTGAACGCGAAAGGAAGGAGGCACACCCACTCTCCGGGTGTGCCTCCTTCCAACAGGGCTGTGGCTAGCGCCGGCCGCCGTACTTGGGGCCGCTCTTGCGCACGCCCGCGTAGCGGTTGCGGTCCTTGCGGCGCTGGGCGCTGCTGACTGTGCGGCCTCCCGCCGCGCCGACCGGGCGTAGAGGCTCGCGGCGCGGCGTGAAGGTGTCGATGGTCATGAAGCGCGCGAAGGGGATGTACAGCGCGAACACGAGCAACATGCTGCCCCACCACGTGTTCAGGTAGGGCCGCAGCGGCGTGAGCCCCAGCACCCCGCTGATGAGCGTGGCAACG belongs to Deinococcus sp. Leaf326 and includes:
- a CDS encoding branched-chain amino acid ABC transporter substrate-binding protein; its protein translation is MPKPTPARTVLTLLTLALLPGVAQAATIKVATVSPLTGSLAPIGTEVRRGAELAIEAKVRTFKSQGYDLMLAPFDDQASATRAGTIARDILADGSVMGVVGALNSSVSNVLAQAFEPARLATVSPASTNDALTSHSWDSFSRVVAPDRAQAVAAATYLQEEVGAKSVFVISDNTAYGNGLATTLQANLKRRGIALGGYAGASDPAGIAAAVKRVSEATPDVVYYGGTDDIGSALVKALRAAGVKAVFMGGDGLDSPSFAQRAGSSATGVVYSTGFGPVSAYSGSEVFARQYQAKYKTAPSGVAMMAYDATNALLSAMNTTLKAGGALPTRAQVSDAVRKVNFAACVNKSALLCDSISGPVAFDASGERMRSRVLVMRLGADAKASIVTIKTVTADSLR
- a CDS encoding single-stranded DNA-binding protein — its product is MLRIEFVTDLGARVSVEVEGAEKLLDVQRQYGRLGWTSGEVPQGGYLFPLENEQDFDWSLLGARKFTNSDGEEMVMHRGHAYRRRELEAVDSRKLKLPAAIKYSRGAKNTDPEHVREKADGEFEYVTLAIFRGGKRQDRFAVPAGRAQSPQGGARPTAPGGPRPQAAQAPAGRPAPVAARPAPAPVAVADEETPF